CCAAAGAAGTGGCAGCACGTGGTATTACCGTAAACGTCGTTGCTCCAGGTTTTATCGCCACAGATATGACGGATGAGCTTAATGAAGAGCAAAAAAATGCTATTTTAAGTCAAATCCCAGCAGGTCAATTAGGGCAAGCTCAAGACATCGCCAAAGCGGTAAGTTTCTTAGCTTCAGAAGACGCAGGTTACATCACTGGGGAAACCTTGAATGTAAACGGCGGTTTATATATGAGCTAATCATCAAATTCTGATTGATTAGGGTAGGGGCGGATTGAATGAGCAAAGCGAATGAAATATCCGCCCGTTTTTTATCAATAAACTGTTCGGGAGCATATACGTAAACAAGCTTTCTAATGCTCCTCTACATTTTCATCATTATGTTTTTATAAAATACAATGCTTTCTCAATTTCAACAGCAATTACAACAACTTATCACACCTTCACAAAAGCTTCTTGTCGCACTAAGTGGTGGCGTGGATTCTGTTGTGCTGTTAGATTTACTTTGTAAAACATACAATAAATCTACACTGAGAGCGATCTATGTTCATCACGGTTTAAGTAAAAATGCTGATAGCTGGGCGGATTTTTGTCAGCAACTTTGCGATCAATATGGCATTGAATTAGTCATCAAAAAAGTCACCGTTGATGGGATAAAAAACATTGAGAACAGTGCGAGAACCGCACGCTATCAAGCAATCCGAGAAACCATTTTAAGTGATGAAATGTTGGTGACGGCACATCATTTAGACGATCAAACGGAAACCTTTTTTCTTGCATTAAAGCGTGGCAGTGGTTTAAATGGGCTGTCTGCAATGCAACAAATCAGTCACTCGCACGGTTTTGCCTTATTACGCCCATTACTTGCATTTTCTAAGCAAAATATCACCGCTTATGCAAAGCAAAATCAGCTAAAATGGATTGAAGATGAGAGTAATCAGAACACCCATTTTGACCGTAATTTTTTACGCCAAGAAATTCTGCCATTACTAAATCAACGCTGGCAACACTTTGCTAAAATGGTATCTCGCAGTGCGAAACATTGTGAAAATCAGCAATTATTATTAGCAGAATTGCTCAATGATGAATTGTATAAATGGGGGGATTTTGCAAAAAAATCCTTAAATATCACCGCTTTCTCACAATTTTCAATCTTAAAACAACAACAATTATTACGTTTGTGGTTAGAAAAATGTGGGGTAGTCACACCAACGATGGTACAGCTTGATCAGTTGCTTAATTTTGTTCACGCTAAGAATGATAAAAATCCCCAATTAAAATTGGGAAAACATATTATTCGTCGTTATCAATCTCAACTTTTTATCACCGATGAACTAATTGAAATCTCGCCATTTTCTGTGGAAATCAAACCAGCTCAAAGGATCATTTTGCCAAATAATCTCGCTGAAATCACTCATTTAGGTGAGCAGATTTTTTGCAAATTTTCACAAAAAAATGACCGCTTCAATTTACCCGAAGAACTGAAAAATCAGCCTTTAACGATAAAGTTAGGTTGCACGGGAAAAGTGAAAATTTATGGTAAATCACAGCGTGAAGAAATGAAAAAAATTTGGCAACACCATCAAATTCCCACTTGGTTACGTTCTCAAACGCCTGTAGTTTTTTGGCAAGAACAGTTGATCACTCTATTAAATTAAAAATATAACATATTGTTATATAATCATTTTTTATAAATAAAATGTTTGTTTCCGAATTCAAGGATGATAAATATAAATTTATTGTTGCTTCCAAAACTATACTGGGGTATAGTATAAAGGATTGATGAGGGATAAATAATGCCAAGTACACCAGAAGAAAAAAAGAAAGCACTTACACGCGTAAGACGTATTAAAGGGCAATTAAATGCATTAGAACTTGCATTAGAAAATGAAGTTGAGTGTAAAGCTATTTTACAACAAGTTGCGGCTATTCGTGGTGCAACAAATGGTTTAATGGCTGAAATTTTAGAAAGCCATATGCGTGAAACGTTTAATTTAGATGAAAGTTATGATGCAAAAGTAAATGAATCTGTGAATAATGCGATTACATTAGTTCGATCGTATCTTAAATAATAAAATTACAAAAGGAGTAATTATGAAATCTCGTGCCGCTGTTGCTTTTGCACCAAATCAACCATTAGAGATTGTTGAAATTGATGTTGCACCACCAAAGAAAGGGGAAGTGTTAATTAGAAATACTCATACTGGCGTATGTCATACTGATGCTTTTACCTTATCGGGTAATGATCCAGAAGGCGTTTTTCCTGTTGTTTTAGGACACGAAGGTGCGGGGATTGTTGTTGAAGTTGGTGAGGGAGTGACAAGTGTTTCCGTAGGGGATCACGTTATTCCTCTTTATACGGCAGAATGTGGTGAATGTGAATTTTGTCAATCTGGAAAAACGAATCTTTGCGTGGCAGTGCGTGATACACAAGGTAAAGGTTTAATGCCAGATGGGACGACTCGTTTTTCTTATAACGGGCAACCAATTTATCACTATATGGGGTGTTCAACATTCAGTGAATATTCAGTTGTTGCAGAAGTATCATTAGCAAAAATTAACCCAGAAGCGAATCACGAACACGTTTGTTTATTAGGTTGTGGTGTGACAACAGGAATTGGTGCGGTGCATAATACGGCAAAAGTACAAGAAGGCGATTCAGTTGCGGTATGGGGATTAGGAGCGATTGGTTTAGCTGTTATTCAAGGGGCGAAACAAGCTAAAGCAGGACGTATTATTGCTATCGATACGAATCCAGCTAAGTTTGAATTAGCGAAAGAATTCGGTGCGACGGATTGTTTTAATCCAAAAGATTATGATAAGCCAATGAAAGATGTTCTATTTGAGAAAGTGAATAAATGGGGTATTGATCATACTTTTGAATGTATCGGTAATGTGAATGTAATGCGTGAAGCACTTGAAGCGGCTCATCGAGGTTGGGGACAATCTATCGTAATTGGTGTCGCGGGTGCGGGGCAAGAGATTGCAACGCGTCCATTCCAGTTAGTGACAGGACGTGCGTGGCGTGGTTCTGCATTTGGTGGGGTGAAAGGGCGTAGTCAATTGCCAAATATTGTTGAAGATGCAATGAAAGGCGAAATTAAATTAAAGCCTTTTGTGACACATACGATGAAACTTGAGCAAATCAACGAAGCTTTTGAGCTAATGCACGAAGGAAAATCCATTCGTACGGTGATTAACTATTAAGAGATAAACTTAGGCAACGGTAATGTTGTCTAAATTATTTTTAATAAAGCGAAGGATATAAAAATGGAAAAAGTAGAAAGTTATTATCTTTATGGTGGCTGGCAAGAAGTATGGTCACATTCATCTGAAACATTAGATTGCTCAATGAAATTTGCAATTTATTTGCCTGAACAAGCCAAAGAAAAAAAATTACCGGTATTATATTATTTATCGGGTTTAACCTGCACAGAACAAAATGTAATGACCAAGTCGGGTATTCAGCGTTACGCGTCAGAGCAGGGCGTAATTATTGTGATGCCTGATACGAGTCCACGTGGTGAGCAGGTGGCAGATAGCCCTGATTATGATTTAGGTCAAGGTGCGGGATTTTATGTCAATGCGACTCAATCTCCGTGGAATAAACATTATCAAATGTACCATTATATTCTCAATGAGTTACCTCATTTAATTGAAAATAATTTTCCTGTAACAGGGAAAAAATCAATTATGGGGCATTCAATGGGCGGGCATGGTGCATTGGTATTGGCGTTAAAAAATCCTGAAAAATATGTGAGTGTTTCTGCTTTCTCGCCGATAGTGTCTCCAAGTTCAGTTGCGTGGGGAGAAAAAGCGTTTGGGCATTATTTAGGGGAAAATAAACAAGATTGGAAAAAATATGATGCAGTAAATTTGATTTTAGAGGGAAATAGCGTAGAGCATATTCTTGTGGATCAAGGGCTTGCGGATAATTTTTATCAATCGCAACTTAAAACAGAATTGCTAGAAAATGCGTGTAAACAAATGAATGTAAACATTGATGTTCGTTACCATCAAAATTACGATCATAGTTATTATTTTATTGCGTCATTTATCGAAGATCACGTTCGATATCATTCTGAAAGATTGAATGCGAGCTTATCACAATAACAAGATTATCTTTTTAATTGAAGCGGTCAGATTTTTTTTAAATTTTGCAAATTTTTTATAAAATCTGACCGCTTCTTTTCTTTCAAAATTTATATAGTTTAATAAATTAAATAATAAAATGAAAAAACTAATATTATTCGTCTTATTACAGGCTCTAATTTTTATATCATTACCTGTAAATGCGAAGCCATTTCGTTCGTTGCAATGTAAAATTGTTGGCGTTTCAGATGGCGATACAGTACGTTGTTTATACAATAATAAGCCGTTGAAAGTCCGTTTACTTTATATTGATGCTCCAGAATCTTCTCAGCCATTTGGTAAGAAATCAATGCAATTACTGTCACGTTTAGTATTCAAAAAATATGTCACCTTAAAAATACAAGGCTACGATCGTTATAATCGTGTGCTAGGGGTAATTTATGATAAAAATCTTAATGTGAATTTAAAAATGGTACAGGCAGGACTTGCGTGGGCGTACCGTTATAATTCTCAAGATATTTATCGCAATGCTCAACAAAAGGCGAAATCTCACGGTTTAGGTTTATGGCGAGATAAGTCGCCAATAGAGCCTTATGAATGGCGTAAAAGTCAAAAACTAAGACATCAAAATACGAAGAAAACACGAGCAAACTCTTTAAAAAATGGTGCTGTGAATTGTAAACACCGTTTAAGTTGTAAAAAAATATCAAGCTATAACCTAGCGGTTCAATATTTTCATCAATGT
This DNA window, taken from Phocoenobacter uteri, encodes the following:
- the tilS gene encoding tRNA lysidine(34) synthetase TilS, which encodes MLSQFQQQLQQLITPSQKLLVALSGGVDSVVLLDLLCKTYNKSTLRAIYVHHGLSKNADSWADFCQQLCDQYGIELVIKKVTVDGIKNIENSARTARYQAIRETILSDEMLVTAHHLDDQTETFFLALKRGSGLNGLSAMQQISHSHGFALLRPLLAFSKQNITAYAKQNQLKWIEDESNQNTHFDRNFLRQEILPLLNQRWQHFAKMVSRSAKHCENQQLLLAELLNDELYKWGDFAKKSLNITAFSQFSILKQQQLLRLWLEKCGVVTPTMVQLDQLLNFVHAKNDKNPQLKLGKHIIRRYQSQLFITDELIEISPFSVEIKPAQRIILPNNLAEITHLGEQIFCKFSQKNDRFNLPEELKNQPLTIKLGCTGKVKIYGKSQREEMKKIWQHHQIPTWLRSQTPVVFWQEQLITLLN
- the frmR gene encoding formaldehyde-responsive transcriptional repressor FrmR; this encodes MPSTPEEKKKALTRVRRIKGQLNALELALENEVECKAILQQVAAIRGATNGLMAEILESHMRETFNLDESYDAKVNESVNNAITLVRSYLK
- a CDS encoding S-(hydroxymethyl)glutathione dehydrogenase/class III alcohol dehydrogenase is translated as MKSRAAVAFAPNQPLEIVEIDVAPPKKGEVLIRNTHTGVCHTDAFTLSGNDPEGVFPVVLGHEGAGIVVEVGEGVTSVSVGDHVIPLYTAECGECEFCQSGKTNLCVAVRDTQGKGLMPDGTTRFSYNGQPIYHYMGCSTFSEYSVVAEVSLAKINPEANHEHVCLLGCGVTTGIGAVHNTAKVQEGDSVAVWGLGAIGLAVIQGAKQAKAGRIIAIDTNPAKFELAKEFGATDCFNPKDYDKPMKDVLFEKVNKWGIDHTFECIGNVNVMREALEAAHRGWGQSIVIGVAGAGQEIATRPFQLVTGRAWRGSAFGGVKGRSQLPNIVEDAMKGEIKLKPFVTHTMKLEQINEAFELMHEGKSIRTVINY
- the fghA gene encoding S-formylglutathione hydrolase, with product MEKVESYYLYGGWQEVWSHSSETLDCSMKFAIYLPEQAKEKKLPVLYYLSGLTCTEQNVMTKSGIQRYASEQGVIIVMPDTSPRGEQVADSPDYDLGQGAGFYVNATQSPWNKHYQMYHYILNELPHLIENNFPVTGKKSIMGHSMGGHGALVLALKNPEKYVSVSAFSPIVSPSSVAWGEKAFGHYLGENKQDWKKYDAVNLILEGNSVEHILVDQGLADNFYQSQLKTELLENACKQMNVNIDVRYHQNYDHSYYFIASFIEDHVRYHSERLNASLSQ
- a CDS encoding thermonuclease family protein, coding for MKKLILFVLLQALIFISLPVNAKPFRSLQCKIVGVSDGDTVRCLYNNKPLKVRLLYIDAPESSQPFGKKSMQLLSRLVFKKYVTLKIQGYDRYNRVLGVIYDKNLNVNLKMVQAGLAWAYRYNSQDIYRNAQQKAKSHGLGLWRDKSPIEPYEWRKSQKLRHQNTKKTRANSLKNGAVNCKHRLSCKKISSYNLAVQYFHQCAWGKHLDGNNDGIPCNKLYRK